A region from the Muribaculum gordoncarteri genome encodes:
- the rsxA gene encoding electron transport complex subunit RsxA: MLTYLSIIITAIFVNNIVFAQFLGICPFLGVSKKLGSAVGMGAAVTFVMAIATCVTWLLQSCVLNPLSLGYMQTIVFILVIAALVQMLEIVLKKIAPGLYQALGVFLPLITTNCAVLGVAILVVQKDFNLAESLVYAVSTAVGFTLALVIFAGIREQLTLVDVPRPMRGVPIALICAGLLAMAFMGFAGISIA, translated from the coding sequence ATGCTTACATATCTGTCAATTATCATCACCGCGATATTCGTAAACAACATTGTGTTTGCCCAGTTCCTGGGTATATGCCCCTTCCTCGGGGTGTCGAAGAAGCTTGGCTCGGCTGTAGGAATGGGGGCTGCCGTGACATTTGTCATGGCCATAGCCACCTGCGTCACATGGCTTTTGCAGTCGTGTGTGCTCAATCCGTTGTCGCTTGGCTATATGCAGACGATTGTCTTCATCCTGGTGATTGCCGCCCTGGTGCAGATGCTTGAGATTGTGCTGAAGAAGATAGCCCCCGGCTTGTATCAGGCTCTCGGTGTGTTCCTGCCGCTGATAACCACCAACTGCGCCGTGCTCGGTGTTGCCATACTGGTGGTGCAGAAGGATTTCAATCTGGCCGAGTCGCTTGTCTATGCCGTGTCGACGGCTGTAGGCTTCACGCTCGCTCTCGTGATCTTTGCCGGCATACGCGAGCAACTGACGCTTGTCGATGTTCCTCGCCCGATGCGCGGTGTGCCCATCGCTCTTATATGTGCGGGGCTGCTCGCCATGGCATTTATGGGATTTGCGGGAATCTCCATCGCTTGA
- a CDS encoding RyR domain-containing protein: MKQYIPSPVDTSDIELPSQLMPLIEDMARNVHEVWAKNRMAEGWTYGPVRDDAAKHHPCLVDYDSLPDSEKEYDRATSQETLKCIIKLGFNITK; this comes from the coding sequence ATGAAGCAATATATCCCGTCGCCCGTCGACACATCCGACATTGAACTGCCCTCTCAACTCATGCCTCTCATCGAGGATATGGCCCGAAACGTACATGAAGTGTGGGCCAAAAACCGCATGGCCGAAGGCTGGACCTACGGCCCCGTGCGTGACGATGCCGCCAAGCACCATCCGTGCCTTGTGGACTACGACTCACTCCCCGACAGCGAAAAGGAGTATGACCGCGCCACTTCGCAGGAAACCCTTAAGTGCATCATCAAGTTAGGATTTAACATAACCAAATAA
- a CDS encoding Crp/Fnr family transcriptional regulator, whose protein sequence is MIKKSTLEKVIRDDLAELWSILNGDEKRRIVESFTTHTFKKNQIIYAEKEEPEYLWCLLKGKVKLYKDGIGGRQQILRLIRPVQYFGYRAYFADEPYVSTAAAFEPSVLGSVPMELVKDLIQHNIKLAWFFIHELSRNLGGSDTKIVNLTQKHIRGRLAEALIALQESYGYEDDGATLRIYMAREDLANLSNMTTSNAIRTLSGFVNEKILIVDGRRIKIMNEAALRKISKFG, encoded by the coding sequence ATGATTAAAAAAAGCACTTTAGAAAAAGTAATTCGTGACGATTTGGCCGAGCTTTGGTCTATACTTAACGGTGACGAAAAGCGTCGCATCGTTGAGAGCTTCACGACACATACATTTAAGAAGAACCAGATAATTTACGCCGAGAAGGAGGAGCCTGAATATCTGTGGTGTCTTCTAAAGGGAAAGGTGAAATTGTACAAGGATGGCATCGGAGGTCGTCAACAGATTCTGCGACTGATTCGCCCGGTACAATATTTCGGCTATCGCGCTTATTTTGCCGATGAGCCTTACGTTTCCACGGCGGCGGCCTTTGAGCCTTCGGTGCTCGGCTCCGTGCCGATGGAACTGGTTAAGGACCTGATTCAGCATAACATAAAGCTGGCATGGTTCTTCATACACGAGCTTTCGCGAAATCTTGGAGGCTCCGATACGAAGATTGTAAATCTCACGCAGAAGCATATACGCGGCCGACTGGCCGAGGCGCTGATCGCTCTTCAGGAAAGTTACGGATATGAGGATGACGGCGCTACGTTGAGAATATACATGGCGCGTGAGGATTTGGCCAACTTGTCAAACATGACCACCTCCAACGCCATACGCACATTGTCGGGTTTTGTCAATGAGAAGATTTTGATTGTCGACGGTCGTCGCATCAAGATTATGAACGAAGCCGCATTGCGTAAGATAAGCAAGTTCGGCTAA
- the menC gene encoding o-succinylbenzoate synthase yields MLQAAYCRYLLHFKQPAITSRAVMLDKTTYFVKIWDDNNPEVYGLGECALFKGLGADDLPDYEQRLADACRDITSWLRGKPLPVDPLYSSIVFGLETALADLANGGRRVIFPSPWSNGDSAISINGLVWMGNADAMLQRIDEKLAQGFRCVKLKIGGIDFNEELRLISYIRESYPASTLQLRLDANGAFTPDNALIHLDRLARYDIHSIEQPIKPRQWDAMSRISRESPIDIALDEELIGIVTLDRMEKMLDAIMPRYIILKPSLCGGFGMASSWISEADKRGIGRWVTSALESNVGLNAIAQWTATLDTRDMPQGLGTGALYTDNITSPLRQTGDVLRYDTEASWQIPQLPWKR; encoded by the coding sequence ATGCTTCAAGCCGCCTACTGCCGCTACCTGCTGCACTTCAAGCAGCCGGCCATAACATCACGCGCGGTAATGCTCGACAAGACTACCTACTTCGTAAAGATATGGGACGACAACAATCCCGAAGTTTACGGACTTGGTGAGTGCGCACTCTTCAAAGGGCTCGGTGCCGACGACCTGCCCGACTACGAGCAACGGCTTGCCGACGCCTGCCGTGACATAACATCGTGGCTTCGCGGCAAGCCACTCCCGGTCGACCCGCTCTACAGCTCAATCGTATTCGGACTGGAAACCGCTCTCGCCGATCTCGCCAACGGAGGCCGACGGGTCATATTCCCGTCGCCGTGGAGCAACGGCGACAGCGCAATCTCCATCAACGGCCTCGTGTGGATGGGAAATGCCGATGCCATGCTGCAACGCATTGACGAGAAGCTGGCACAGGGATTCCGATGCGTGAAGCTGAAGATAGGCGGCATCGACTTCAACGAGGAGCTGCGACTGATAAGCTACATCCGTGAATCCTACCCCGCCTCCACCCTGCAGCTGCGGCTCGACGCCAACGGAGCCTTCACGCCCGATAACGCACTGATTCATCTCGACAGGCTGGCACGTTACGACATTCACTCCATCGAACAGCCCATAAAGCCGCGACAGTGGGATGCAATGTCACGCATCAGTCGTGAAAGCCCCATCGACATAGCTCTCGACGAGGAGCTCATAGGCATCGTGACGCTTGACCGGATGGAGAAGATGCTTGATGCCATAATGCCGCGTTACATCATATTGAAGCCGTCGCTGTGCGGCGGATTCGGCATGGCGTCATCGTGGATAAGCGAGGCCGACAAGCGAGGCATAGGCCGATGGGTGACATCGGCGCTTGAATCCAACGTGGGACTTAACGCAATAGCCCAATGGACTGCCACTCTCGACACGCGTGACATGCCGCAGGGGCTCGGCACAGGAGCACTTTACACCGACAACATCACATCGCCGCTAAGACAGACCGGCGACGTGCTGCGTTACGACACCGAAGCGTCATGGCAAATACCGCAACTTCCATGGAAGCGATGA
- a CDS encoding RnfABCDGE type electron transport complex subunit G: MKKLASTLPNMVLSLGVITILSAVLLAWVDNVTAGPIALAAQQKKISAIQSVAPVFDNNPLDDSWEWSPSQSARPYSVYPAFKDGKLVGAAVEAYSLNGFSGEVRVMYGFDASGDVTGYEVLSHAETPGLGARMNEWFRSDEGNRSVIGHNPGSENMTVVKDGGIIDAITAATISSRAFLESTHGAYDAFVAYKKYRNE; this comes from the coding sequence ATGAAGAAACTTGCATCCACTCTGCCCAATATGGTGTTGTCGCTTGGTGTGATAACCATTCTGTCGGCCGTGCTGCTCGCATGGGTCGACAATGTTACCGCCGGGCCTATAGCACTTGCCGCGCAGCAGAAGAAGATTTCGGCGATACAGTCGGTCGCTCCGGTCTTTGACAATAATCCGCTTGACGACAGCTGGGAGTGGTCGCCCTCGCAGTCGGCCCGGCCCTATTCGGTCTATCCCGCATTTAAGGATGGCAAGCTGGTAGGTGCAGCTGTTGAAGCCTACTCGCTGAACGGATTTTCGGGCGAGGTGAGGGTTATGTACGGCTTTGACGCATCGGGCGATGTCACGGGCTATGAAGTGCTCTCCCATGCCGAAACGCCAGGACTTGGCGCCCGCATGAACGAATGGTTCCGCTCCGATGAGGGCAATCGCTCGGTAATAGGACACAATCCCGGCAGTGAGAACATGACCGTGGTTAAGGATGGTGGAATAATCGATGCCATAACGGCCGCCACGATAAGCTCACGCGCTTTCCTTGAAAGCACTCATGGGGCCTATGATGCATTTGTCGCTTATAAAAAATACAGAAATGAATAG
- a CDS encoding TrmH family RNA methyltransferase: MPVIEIDSLSHPGVEMFGSLTEAQLRNRLEPDKGIFIAESPKVINVALNAGYVPVAMLCEHRHITGDAADIIARCGDIPVYTGSRELLSSLTGYTLTRGVLCAMRRPQLRDIADICADARRVVIVDNVVDSTNVGAIFRSAAALGIDAVLLTPSSCDPLNRRAVRVSMGSVFLVPWTRLTVPAGALRELGFKTAAMALTDDSVPIDHPVLAEQPRLAIIMGTEGDGLPHDVIADADYVVRIPMSHCVDSLNVAAAAAVAFWELRAR; the protein is encoded by the coding sequence ATGCCTGTAATCGAAATCGATTCACTGTCACACCCCGGAGTGGAGATGTTCGGCAGCCTCACCGAGGCGCAGCTGCGCAACCGACTTGAACCCGACAAGGGGATTTTCATCGCCGAAAGCCCCAAGGTAATCAATGTCGCGCTCAACGCAGGCTACGTTCCGGTAGCGATGCTGTGTGAACATCGCCACATAACCGGCGATGCGGCCGACATAATAGCCCGATGCGGCGACATCCCCGTCTACACCGGAAGCCGCGAACTGCTGTCGTCGCTCACGGGCTACACGCTCACACGCGGTGTGCTGTGTGCCATGCGTCGACCCCAACTGCGTGACATCGCCGACATCTGTGCCGACGCAAGGCGTGTCGTGATAGTCGACAACGTTGTCGACTCGACCAATGTAGGGGCGATATTCCGCTCGGCGGCCGCTCTTGGCATCGACGCGGTGCTGCTCACTCCTTCGTCATGCGATCCGCTCAACCGCCGTGCCGTGAGGGTGTCGATGGGTTCGGTGTTTCTCGTGCCGTGGACAAGGCTCACTGTTCCGGCAGGCGCCCTGCGCGAGCTCGGATTCAAGACCGCGGCAATGGCATTGACCGACGACTCCGTGCCTATAGACCATCCCGTACTTGCCGAGCAGCCCCGACTTGCAATAATCATGGGCACCGAAGGCGACGGACTTCCTCACGATGTAATAGCCGATGCCGACTATGTGGTGAGGATACCCATGTCACACTGCGTCGACTCCCTGAATGTGGCAGCGGCGGCAGCGGTGGCATTTTGGGAACTGCGTGCGAGGTGA
- a CDS encoding glycoside hydrolase family 2 TIM barrel-domain containing protein — protein MIRTFLLSLIAALCAVTAQAQVSFGEPSKFNDGWLFKLADDSTAVNPKYDDSKWRKLDLPHDWSIEGQLSPSLASCTGFLPGGIAWYRKHFTPTGDAARQYIYFEGVYNRSEVYVNGHLLGKRPNGYVSFMYDMTPYLVPGDNVIAVRVDHSRYADSRWYTGSGIYRDVWLVEAPETHIAQWGVGYETTRLTDKRADVKVTVDIENPEKAKKLQVKATLTDADGKVVSQSTAGVNNGKSTLTLRVKNPERWDIDNPYLYKLNTELWADGKYIDGSTTTAGLRSLEFNPDKGFALNGRWMKVKGVCLHHDAGVLGATVPEEVWERRLANLKSIGVNAIRCAHNPQAPALYDVCDRIGLLVMDEASDEWEFPKRKWIEGWNKGTPGFDGTYDFFEEWIDRDVTDMVRRDRNHPSIFMWSIGNEVDYPNDPYSHPVLDGSTISQPMFGGYNPEAPNAERIGKIAKRLAACVRSVDTSRPVTGALAGVVMSNETEYPEAVDVVGYNYTEDRYDTDHSTYPSRIIYGSENRSDIDAWYATRDRDFIFGQFIWTGTDYLGESGSWPARGFYTGLLDFGSFPKPRGHFRASLWCENPVAYIGTYPKPRRDYLSVDAWDTWNYDDGETIRVVCYTNQPQARLLLNDKEVGAMKPYDPKSGIIHWDIPYAPGKLTVEACDNNGNVTAGYDIVTSGRPFALKASADKPTLNRDKATAHVFVDILDDDGNIVTLGDNEITCTIQGPARLLGLEGCNNSDMSDYTDNRHRAYRGRLLAYIQTTGEPGEITVNFTSPLLKGTKVKLTAE, from the coding sequence ATGATAAGAACCTTTTTATTGTCACTCATTGCTGCGCTGTGCGCCGTTACGGCACAAGCGCAGGTGTCGTTCGGCGAGCCGTCGAAATTCAATGACGGATGGCTTTTCAAGCTCGCCGACGATTCAACCGCTGTAAATCCCAAGTACGACGACTCAAAGTGGCGCAAGCTCGACCTGCCCCACGACTGGTCGATTGAAGGACAGCTGTCGCCGTCACTTGCAAGTTGCACCGGATTCCTTCCCGGAGGCATTGCATGGTATCGCAAGCACTTCACCCCTACCGGCGATGCCGCCCGCCAATATATCTACTTTGAAGGCGTGTACAACCGCAGCGAGGTCTATGTCAACGGTCATCTGCTCGGCAAGCGCCCCAACGGTTACGTGTCGTTCATGTATGACATGACACCCTACCTCGTTCCCGGCGACAATGTAATAGCAGTGCGTGTCGACCACAGCCGTTACGCCGACTCACGCTGGTATACCGGCTCGGGAATATACCGTGACGTGTGGCTTGTCGAGGCACCCGAAACCCACATAGCCCAATGGGGCGTGGGTTACGAAACCACTCGCCTTACCGACAAACGTGCCGACGTCAAGGTGACGGTCGACATCGAGAATCCCGAGAAGGCAAAGAAACTGCAGGTCAAGGCAACGCTTACCGATGCCGACGGAAAAGTCGTGTCGCAATCGACCGCCGGAGTCAACAACGGCAAGTCAACTCTGACTCTGCGCGTAAAGAATCCCGAACGCTGGGACATAGACAATCCCTATCTCTACAAGCTCAATACCGAACTGTGGGCCGACGGAAAGTACATCGACGGCAGCACTACCACAGCAGGATTGCGATCGCTTGAGTTTAACCCCGACAAGGGATTCGCACTCAACGGCCGCTGGATGAAGGTCAAGGGAGTGTGTCTGCACCACGATGCCGGAGTGCTTGGTGCCACTGTGCCCGAAGAGGTGTGGGAGCGCCGTCTTGCCAATCTGAAGTCAATAGGCGTGAATGCCATACGCTGCGCCCACAATCCACAGGCACCGGCACTCTACGATGTGTGTGACCGAATAGGTCTTCTCGTTATGGACGAAGCTTCGGACGAGTGGGAATTTCCCAAGCGCAAGTGGATCGAGGGCTGGAACAAAGGCACTCCCGGATTTGACGGCACCTACGACTTCTTTGAAGAGTGGATCGACCGCGATGTCACCGACATGGTGCGCCGCGACCGCAACCATCCGTCGATATTCATGTGGAGCATCGGCAACGAGGTCGACTATCCCAACGACCCCTACTCCCACCCCGTGCTCGACGGCTCGACCATAAGCCAGCCCATGTTTGGCGGCTACAATCCCGAAGCCCCCAATGCCGAACGCATAGGCAAGATTGCCAAGCGACTTGCAGCCTGTGTAAGAAGCGTCGACACATCACGCCCCGTGACCGGCGCACTTGCCGGAGTGGTGATGTCAAACGAAACCGAATATCCCGAAGCGGTGGATGTAGTGGGTTACAACTACACCGAGGACCGTTACGACACCGACCACTCCACCTATCCGTCACGCATAATCTACGGCAGTGAAAACAGGTCGGACATCGACGCTTGGTATGCCACACGCGACAGGGACTTCATATTCGGACAATTCATCTGGACAGGCACCGACTATCTCGGAGAGTCGGGCAGCTGGCCCGCACGCGGCTTCTATACCGGCCTGCTTGACTTCGGCAGCTTCCCGAAGCCTCGCGGACACTTCCGTGCGTCATTGTGGTGTGAAAACCCCGTAGCCTATATAGGCACCTACCCCAAGCCTCGCCGCGACTATCTGTCGGTCGACGCGTGGGACACCTGGAACTACGACGACGGAGAAACCATAAGGGTTGTGTGCTACACCAACCAGCCACAGGCACGCCTGCTGCTTAACGACAAGGAGGTCGGAGCCATGAAGCCCTACGACCCCAAGAGCGGCATAATACATTGGGACATTCCCTACGCTCCCGGCAAACTCACCGTGGAGGCGTGTGACAATAACGGCAACGTAACGGCCGGATATGACATCGTGACCTCGGGAAGACCGTTTGCGCTCAAGGCATCGGCCGACAAGCCGACACTGAATCGCGACAAGGCCACGGCCCACGTGTTTGTCGACATTCTCGACGATGACGGAAACATAGTGACGCTTGGCGACAACGAAATAACCTGTACAATCCAGGGACCGGCCCGACTGCTCGGACTTGAAGGGTGCAACAACTCCGACATGAGCGACTACACCGACAACCGTCACCGCGCCTATCGCGGCCGACTGCTCGCCTACATCCAGACAACAGGCGAGCCGGGCGAAATAACGGTCAACTTCACCTCGCCGCTGCTCAAAGGCACCAAAGTGAAACTTACAGCTGAATAA
- a CDS encoding AMP-binding protein has translation MANTATSMEAMIHNITPEARQFIEEWNNSHDYIIAHTSGSTGKPKEIRLLKSDMRLSAEATCRYFGIGPESRLVLPLSPGYIAGKMMIVRALISGAELWIEEPSMSPLKRDYGIVGLLPVVPSQVTELLQSPYITGVRNLIVGGGALDPETEQKLAACHLKAYATYGMTETCSHVALRDITAGDEHFHALPGISFKTDERECLVIEAPHYSFRSLTTNDTVELIDNSRFRWKGRYDNVINSGGVKLHPEEIEKKLSRFIDRPFYIAGRPSKLWGEEAVLYIEGCDIDRDYIMEKARSVLDRYSVPKDVIAIPNFSRTDSGKIKRL, from the coding sequence ATGGCAAATACCGCAACTTCCATGGAAGCGATGATACACAACATCACGCCCGAGGCCCGGCAATTCATCGAGGAGTGGAACAACAGCCATGACTACATCATAGCCCACACCTCAGGCTCGACCGGAAAGCCCAAGGAGATACGCCTGCTCAAAAGCGATATGCGACTGTCGGCCGAAGCGACATGCCGTTACTTCGGCATAGGCCCCGAGTCACGCCTCGTGCTGCCGCTTTCGCCAGGTTACATAGCGGGAAAGATGATGATTGTGAGAGCGTTAATATCAGGTGCCGAGCTGTGGATTGAAGAGCCGTCCATGTCACCGCTGAAGCGTGACTACGGCATTGTCGGCCTGCTGCCGGTGGTTCCGTCGCAGGTGACGGAACTGCTTCAGTCGCCCTACATAACGGGAGTGCGCAACCTAATCGTGGGCGGCGGCGCACTCGATCCCGAAACCGAGCAAAAGCTTGCCGCCTGCCACCTCAAAGCCTACGCCACCTATGGAATGACCGAAACATGCAGTCACGTGGCACTGCGTGACATCACGGCGGGCGACGAGCACTTCCATGCGCTCCCCGGAATAAGCTTCAAGACCGACGAGCGCGAATGCCTCGTAATCGAGGCTCCGCACTACTCGTTCCGGAGCCTGACCACCAACGACACCGTCGAGCTTATCGACAACAGCCGTTTCCGCTGGAAAGGGCGTTACGACAATGTAATCAACTCGGGAGGCGTGAAGCTTCATCCCGAGGAGATTGAAAAAAAGCTGTCACGCTTCATCGACCGCCCTTTCTATATAGCAGGACGCCCCAGCAAACTGTGGGGCGAAGAGGCGGTGCTCTACATCGAGGGATGTGACATCGACCGTGACTATATAATGGAAAAGGCACGCTCGGTGCTCGACCGTTACAGCGTACCTAAAGATGTTATCGCGATTCCGAACTTCAGTCGGACCGATTCCGGAAAAATAAAACGGCTTTAG
- the menB gene encoding 1,4-dihydroxy-2-naphthoyl-CoA synthase, with translation MREWSTIKEYEDILFQYYNGIAKITINRPQVYNAFRPQTNFEMLDAMSICRERSDIGVVVLTGTGDKAFCSGGDQKVKGIGGYIDNNGVPRLNVLDLHKAIRSIPKPVIAMVNGYAIGGGNVLQVVCDLTIASENARFGQTGPKVGSFDAGFGSSYLARCVGQKKAREIWFLCRQYTAKEAEEMGMVNKVVPLERLEDETVEWCETILKRSPMAIRMIKRAMNAELDGQRGMMEFAGDATLMYYLMAEAQEGKNAFLEKRDPDFGQFPKFPG, from the coding sequence ATGAGAGAATGGAGCACCATAAAGGAGTATGAAGACATTCTATTCCAGTATTACAACGGCATTGCCAAGATAACCATAAACCGTCCGCAAGTTTACAACGCATTCCGTCCGCAGACCAATTTTGAGATGCTTGACGCGATGTCGATATGCCGCGAGCGCAGCGACATAGGCGTAGTCGTCCTCACCGGCACGGGCGACAAGGCATTCTGCTCGGGAGGCGACCAGAAGGTGAAGGGCATAGGCGGTTACATCGACAACAACGGAGTGCCCCGCCTCAACGTGCTCGACCTCCACAAAGCCATCCGCTCAATTCCCAAGCCTGTAATAGCCATGGTCAACGGTTACGCGATAGGCGGCGGCAACGTGCTTCAGGTGGTGTGCGACCTCACAATCGCATCGGAGAACGCACGTTTCGGCCAGACCGGACCAAAAGTGGGAAGCTTCGACGCCGGATTCGGCTCATCGTACCTCGCCCGCTGCGTGGGACAGAAGAAAGCCCGCGAAATATGGTTTCTGTGCCGCCAATACACCGCCAAGGAGGCCGAGGAGATGGGCATGGTAAACAAAGTAGTGCCCCTCGAACGCCTTGAGGACGAAACCGTAGAGTGGTGCGAAACGATACTCAAACGCAGCCCGATGGCCATACGCATGATCAAGCGCGCCATGAACGCCGAGCTCGACGGCCAGCGCGGCATGATGGAGTTTGCCGGCGACGCCACATTGATGTACTACCTCATGGCCGAGGCTCAGGAAGGCAAGAATGCATTCCTTGAGAAACGCGATCCCGACTTCGGCCAGTTCCCCAAATTCCCGGGCTGA
- the rsxE gene encoding electron transport complex subunit RsxE codes for MNRLRIIYNGLVVENPTFVLLLGMCPTLGTTGSAMTGMSMGLATAGVLVCSNMAISAIKKLVPDKVRIPAYIVVIATFVTLLQMFMQAYLPALNESLGIFIPLIVVNCILLGRAEAYASKHSVIDSCMDGVGIGLGFTVALTLLGSVRELLGNGTLFGLEVFPADYGSLVFVLAPGAFIVLGFMIALINYIRKRA; via the coding sequence ATGAATAGACTACGCATAATATATAACGGTCTTGTAGTTGAAAATCCTACCTTCGTGCTGTTGTTGGGAATGTGTCCCACGCTCGGCACCACGGGTTCGGCAATGACCGGAATGTCGATGGGACTCGCCACCGCCGGAGTGCTCGTGTGCTCCAACATGGCCATATCGGCTATCAAGAAACTCGTTCCCGATAAGGTGCGCATTCCCGCCTACATCGTGGTGATAGCGACATTTGTCACTCTGTTGCAGATGTTCATGCAGGCCTATCTGCCGGCGCTTAACGAGAGCCTTGGCATTTTCATTCCGCTCATTGTGGTCAACTGCATACTGCTCGGCCGTGCCGAAGCCTACGCATCCAAGCACTCGGTGATTGACTCCTGCATGGACGGTGTGGGAATAGGACTTGGATTCACTGTCGCACTCACTCTGCTCGGCTCGGTAAGGGAGCTGCTCGGCAACGGCACGCTCTTTGGTCTTGAGGTTTTCCCGGCCGACTACGGTTCGCTGGTGTTTGTGCTCGCACCGGGAGCGTTCATCGTGCTCGGCTTCATGATTGCTTTGATTAATTACATTAGAAAACGCGCTTAA
- a CDS encoding esterase has translation MKLSSLLLGAAMLSLQANAADPLAFLDVMNSPVILGDSIVFRVAAPNASSVSLTGQFMQGSVAMSRNDKGVWSVTVPTPTPDIYPYNFIIDGISVADPGNINIFPNESFKASMLEIPDDNALYTVRDVPHGKIHYNTYKSDVLGQHRNLIVYTPAEYEANPDKNYPVFYLVSGTTDTEEVWFKVGRANTLLDNLIASGEAEPMIVVMPYGYMNNGTPRPSSPEAAKMYQVFVKELTQSIMPYVESNYRTINNRDSRAIAGFSRGGGQSMFTAFSCPDKFGWLESYSAYLTPEVIDAYFPNIVKDANSLNSLWMCVGTSDFLYNDVVRNKRYFDDKAIKYQAEERGGSHTWMHARYCLANSLRRLFRK, from the coding sequence ATGAAACTAAGCTCTCTGCTTTTAGGCGCAGCCATGTTGTCGCTTCAAGCCAACGCCGCCGACCCACTTGCATTTCTCGATGTCATGAACTCACCCGTCATTCTCGGTGACTCAATCGTATTTCGCGTAGCGGCACCCAACGCATCGTCGGTGTCACTAACCGGACAGTTCATGCAGGGCTCCGTAGCCATGTCACGCAACGACAAGGGCGTATGGAGCGTGACCGTGCCAACCCCCACACCCGACATATACCCCTACAACTTCATCATCGATGGAATAAGCGTGGCCGACCCGGGCAACATCAACATATTCCCCAACGAGAGCTTCAAGGCGAGCATGCTCGAGATTCCCGACGACAACGCCCTCTACACCGTTCGCGATGTCCCCCACGGAAAGATACACTACAACACCTATAAGTCGGATGTGCTCGGACAACACCGCAACCTCATAGTCTACACTCCGGCCGAGTACGAGGCCAATCCCGACAAGAACTATCCCGTGTTCTATCTGGTAAGCGGTACCACCGACACTGAAGAGGTGTGGTTCAAGGTAGGTCGCGCCAACACACTGCTTGACAATCTCATAGCATCAGGCGAAGCCGAGCCGATGATAGTAGTGATGCCCTACGGCTACATGAACAACGGCACACCCCGTCCGTCGTCGCCCGAAGCCGCCAAGATGTATCAGGTGTTTGTCAAGGAGCTTACCCAGTCGATCATGCCCTATGTCGAGTCAAACTACCGCACAATCAACAATCGCGACTCACGCGCCATCGCCGGATTCTCACGCGGAGGCGGACAATCGATGTTCACCGCCTTCTCATGCCCCGACAAATTCGGCTGGCTCGAATCCTACAGCGCATATCTCACTCCCGAAGTAATCGACGCCTACTTCCCCAACATCGTCAAGGACGCCAACAGCCTCAACTCACTGTGGATGTGTGTAGGCACAAGCGACTTCCTCTATAACGATGTAGTGCGCAACAAGCGTTACTTCGACGACAAGGCGATAAAATATCAGGCCGAGGAGCGCGGCGGCAGCCACACCTGGATGCATGCCCGTTACTGCCTTGCCAACTCACTGCGCCGATTGTTCCGTAAATAA